The genomic interval CCGGTGATCGTCTCATCATAGGAAGGATAGactatttttcttcattttatcgGCCCCAAAATAGTGAAACTGTACGTCTCAGCAAGTTTAAAGTCCACATGAAAAGGAACATAATGGGCATCATAAAAAGAATTTAGCAAGCAGAAACAGACCCAATAATCAAACTAGTTCCAGCAGTAGCAAAGCAAGCAGGCACGCTGATATTTCCCGGATTAACAACCTTTTTAAGTTCAGAATCCTCAAGTTGATGTTTTTTCCTCATCtgcaacaaaacaaaaatgaagaaTGTGAATCTAACCATTATTAATGTAAGGAGACGGCATCAGAACAAGAGGATTCAAGtgcaaaagaaagaaagggcACACAAAATGCAGCACACAAATAGTTAAGACTAGAATCcccttttcaaattttcagtACTCAAAATGAAGCATAACCGTGCATATACTGGAAGAAAAATGGATGGAAAAAGTGCTTGCACGGTTGTACTTAGTTGCCATTAACTTCCTTGAAATAAGAGAGAAACATCTTTATAACGGCACTCAAACAACAACTCAAGGCTATGCAATTATGTTTGGACTAAAGAAATAAACACATTGACACGAGAATGCTTACAGCTTCCTCAATAGATTCAAGCCTTCTGTCAACTTGGATGTCATGATAGTGGCGTAATGTGTACCCTGCAGCAGAATTAATGAAACCTTAAACTTCTGCTTAGCTCTTAGGCATACAATCACACACCATTTATTGACTCCAACAAACAAAACCCAATAGTTCGTGGTAATATTTCACATTGATCAGAAGAAATCTCCAATTTAAGGAAATCAATCCTTTCCCATTCATtttatttggattttgaaataGAATGTAAACTGAAAGCATTTCTTAACAAAAAAGTTTCAACGTGTATCCATCACAACTTCCAGTTTATATGGAGTAAAAGCTACAATAtcataataaaacaaataatcaatatatttttgtcaaagaatgagttgagaagattGAATGCATGTTAACCTAATGCTCAGTCTCTTAGGCCTATTGGTTCTGTAACAGTACAACGATAATCAAATGCAGAAATTAAAGGAGAAactacaagaaaactcaccgaTCCAGGCAGTTGCAACTGATGCAACAGAAGTCCCTACTGTAAAAACCACCCTGTGCCTTTCGAACACATCCTAACAACACACAAGACCAACCCCACAATGTAAACAATGAAGAACAAGGGCTTGATAACATTACATCTTCCAGATACAATTAAACAGAGAACGCCCAATGAAAAACGATTATAAGAACACCGGATTTCTATAACCTAGAAGAAACAATACCAGACTCAAAATCCGAAAATTCAATCACCTTGGTGGAATAGAAAGTATCCTGAACGGCCGTCCATGAATTTACGGCCTTCCTCTTCAACCTAGCAGCCGAAATCGAGCCTACAATCGAAGTTCCTGAGGCCTTTAATCGCTGCATAGTGCATTCTAAAGAGGTCGATGTTCAGATTTCCAGATTGAATACTCTGAATTTTGACGATTTCCTCCTCAGAATTTGAGAAGACTTCGATTCTCCAATGCTTTCTTCCTTTACAAGAATCCAATTCCCCATCGTGGATAACCGGTCCGCCAAAAGTTGaaacttataaaaattttgGGCCAATTTGCAAATCAGCCCATTAAACAAAGTTTACAGTTAGGTAAATAGGTagggatgaaaaaaaaaaaaaaaaaaaaaaaattccatgaCTGGAGATGGAGTCAAATTGGAGACCTTATTCGGGTCTGTTTAAAGATGGGGCAGGAACGGGAATGGTATCCCGTCCCAAATCTTGACCCATcccgattatatatatataggttttTTAGACCTTCTTTAATTCTTATTCTGGTGTTTGAGATAggaagttagttattatagtcttacattattataatttgattataatagtatgtatttGAGATGTACGTTATTTTTATTTAGGTTATAATAGTAAGTATTtaaggtgtaaactattttaatttgagaaaaaaacaataaatattggagaaagaataaaaaaaaatgatgacaGTAAAAACTCTAGCAAATAAGAGTTTTAAAATAGTGTTGATTATAGTTAATTCAAAGTTTTAAAATAGTACTTAATAGAATAAGAGATGATTATTATAATTTGAGGACGGTACTTGTCTCAAACACCTCCTTATAATCTAAGTCCAAAGTTAAATTACTCAAATATTCCAAATTGAAGCTCAAACTTAAACCCTAATCTATCCTCTTGACCTTAGTCCTTATTTTTTTCATactattaacttttttttttttttgtctgtcTCCACCACTTTCTCTCATTCACCTGTGAACACCAACACCCAAGACCCAAGTTCGTTTGCCGTCAATCTGCCCAGCCGCCGTCCATTTGCCCACCGTGCGCCGTCGAAGTCACAGGTCGTGGAAGCCCAGCCGTTGTTGTCGCCATCGATTTCAAGATCTGTAGTCGTCGAACTGTGTTGCTATCGCCATCGTTCACGTCTGCTCACCCACGTTTACCTGCCATCTGCTGACTTCAAGATCGGAaggtgaaaaatgaaaattattttatttaatatgtttatttatttatgattaatataaagttatttatttatttttgtttatttattcatttagatttatttatttatatttatttatgttttgttaCTGTTTAGTATTCGAGTATGttaatattatgttttattaaagttttaaaaacttgtttatgtttattgattaatataatttttaagcGTTTAATTTGCCTGGTATCAAAAATATCAGATTCCAAATATAACACCAATTTCACCTAAATTAATGACGATAATTTGAATGTCGATGATTTTGTTATTCTTGATGAAGACAATGAGAATGGATCTTTGAAAAGGAGATTGATATCGGTTGTTTGGAACcattttaagaagaaaaaaataaatgaagtagACAAGGCGGTTTGTAATTCTTGCAAATGATATTAAGATATGCCCCTATAAAGGACAAACAATTCCTATTGATCTTGCAAATGATATTAAGATATGCTCCTATAAAGGACAAATAATTCCTATTGAATCCTAACAGAGAGAAAAACAACACATTGGGTTTATATAACTTCGATCAAGAAGCTGCAAAAAGAGTATTAGCTAGAATGATAATCAAACATGAATATCCCATCTCAATAGTTGAGCATTATGATTTTAGGGAATTTTGTAATGTCATCCAACTATTATTTAAGATGGTGTCAAGAAACACATAAAGaaggaaattttgaaaatttacgagattgagaaattgaaaaattgaaaaccatGACATTGTTGAAAGAGATCTTGCCCTTACAATAAACATGTGGACTCCAAACCATCAAACAAAAAGTTAATGGTTGTCATTGCAcattttgttgatgatagttgggttttgtaaaacaaaataattaggTACATCTATTTAACATTCTAGAATATTTCATTTCTATTTATTTGTACGTagattgattttagttttccaTATATGTGTTATGTTAGGTTTATATATGTCTCTTCTCTACACACTTATGAGATACTTCACGAAGAAGTAATGGAATGTCTCTTAGATTGAAATATTGATTGAAAATTGTCATCTATAATCGTAGACTATTGTAGTACAAATGATTCATAGTTAATATGCTTGTTGATAGTTTGTCTGGAAACTTAATCTTTGATGGGAGTTTATTTCATGTGTGGTGTTGTGCTTATATtctgaatttaattttgaaaaaatgagtTGGCAATGATAGGAGATGGGATTGAAAGAGTTTGTAGTAGCATGGGTTTTTTAGTACATACACAAAGAGagaaatttgaggaaactacTCGTCAGTTGAAGTTTATGATGATAGGATGTTGAGTTTTGATTGTCGTATCAGGTGGAATTCTACATTTTATGTTAGCCACTACATTGAAgtacaagattttttttttatcaattaaaacaATGAGAATCAAAGTACAAGTGTTTGCCTTTGGATTAAGATCAAGTATTAGCAAAAGAGATGtgagaaattgaaaatatttcatcAAGTAGAAATATGTTATGGATCCTATTGCAAATCTTTTTTCCCCCAAAGAAATTGTAAACTGAAGTTGGCTATTTCTAAATGGACGAATTTTAGCTTTCAAGAGGCAAGAGACATGGcttcaaatatgatttcaaaGTTCGATAAATATTGGAAGAAAATCGATGAATGGCTATAACTGCGAGTTCTATTTCCCTATAATTTATGGAGATACTTTTTCCCTTGAGTTTGGAAAggattaaacaattttgtttaGATTTTGAGAAAGAATATCAGTTGAAGCATGATAGGGAAGATGATGATTCTCACTCTAAAAATTTAGATGCAGCATCaaagaatatagaatttaatgattttaatgattatgatttgtttgtatcaaattccAATAAGATGAATTAGAAGCAATACTTTGATGCATATTTAGATGAACCTGTCTTACCCGATCATCTGATTTTGACATGTTGTGGTGGTGAAAATTGAATGGGATCAGGTATCCcattttacaagaaattgttagaGACATATTAGTCATCTCGTTATCTAGTATTGCAGATGCTTTTAATACCTGTGGTAGGATTGTAAGTCCATATTGTAGCAAACTTCATCCGAAGACAATAGAAGCTTTATTATGCATTCAGAATTGGATTGCAACTGAAGTTTTTGACAGGTTTGTTAGTTTGTTTGTGTTGTGTAACCTATctttaacatttaatatattaataaatattcttttgtaTTACAAATATTTGACAACATAAGGTACTAGCATGGGAAAAAATTGTTAAACATTTAGCAACTCTTTTCAAAGATGCAGATGACTATGATGAAGATAGAGTAGTGACTGAGGTACGCTCAAggattaacattattttttttatgacacTTTCTTGAGTGGTTTTGTTGTCTACTTATTTTTTATGAcattatttgttaattatattttaaatatggaAATAATAGTCACAACTAAGGACAAGATGATGTTGAGAAAGGAGATAAACGTAAACATAAAGGCATTGATGAAAAGAGAAAGACGGGCAAGTGTATAATTGTGGTTGTTGTATAAgattttaactttattttacTTCAAACTTTTATTCAAACTTTATTTGATATAAGTTGTAAACTTATTTCATGGATTTGTGAGTTTGGGAATTAGGTTTATTTCATGGATTTGCttctattaaattttatttatttattgtggaCTGAGGAAATTCTAAATAAAgtgactcaattttttttttttaaaaaaatattattacatTTATGAATAAAgtgaaatatatgaaaattcaaaGCAAAAGATATAACCATTTATATAGGGAATCCCTGCGGGCAATTAACAAGAGAATCCCCACAGAGATTAATAAGGAAAATAGGGAATGGCTCCTTACCCCGTCCTCGTCTTCAAATAGCACGGACGAAGGCGGGGATGAGGGTAAATTCCTCCACGGGGACGGGGAACCCCCTCCCCCCTTGCCTTACCTTGGCCCCGACCTCATTGCCAACCCTACTTATTCTTCAATTAAAAGCAAAACATTTTATGtcctaataaataaataaaatatttatatgaaaaaaaaggCTTAAAATTTACttccaataaaaaaatttaaacacttcTCAAAAAGAATATGTTGAACAAAGATGTTATATCTTATTTAGTTTTGTAActattttaaatgttaatttctttttgttgCACTACGTTCAAAATgattttatcttttatatatatgtttttatttttttaccataTGTTTATGTTGAGAATCCCACGTCGGGAAAACGAGGGAGCTACCTCTCTCATTGataattggttttgagatgaaacctcatactatcaaatagttttgagAATTTTCGATTAATCACTCTAAGTCATTTTTAGATAATTCATCTCTCAAATAtttcttcacaaaatatattatttttaaatttaatccaaTTTTTTAACTACTTAGGTTtggtttgataaccattttatttgttaaaattaagcctatttattttcaattttttcatgatttgcatatttcttgagtataatagttgaattcttggccaaattttaaaaacaaatacataaaTGTAAAATATCAAAAAGgaaataatattagaaaataaaataattagaaacCCACGAAGAACGAAAACACGAAGTAGGTTGAAAATAGAAACCCATGAAGAATAAAAAACTTCTGGGCTAGAAACATATATTCTCATATCGAGATCTATAACAAAACCTTCAACAAATTCTAGGCTGAAACAAAGATCCTCATATAGAGATCTGAAACAAAACCCACGAACaaccaatttgaaaatgaaacaaaGATCTTTGTGCAAAAGGAGCTTTTCCATAATCGCATAAACCAAATTGAACCAACTTAAACCAAACTAAAATGtgaaccaaattaattaaaccGAACCAAAGTGAAATTTTTTAACCGGACTAACTGAACCTATTTGAAGAACTCAACTAAATGAAGTAAATCGAACCAGAATAAATTAACCAAACAAGTGACCGAATCAGATTTTGGACTGAATTGAGCAGTTGACATCCAACTGAACCGAATAGATATGGAACACACATCTCGAATTGTGCACAAAAGAAAGAGGTCGCGAGAGGACAATTGTGTGGGACTGGTCGACAACTGGACACTGATAAAGAATCGAGTTGTGGTGTGAACAGAGCAGAGTGACAATGCAAGGTAGTGAAGATTGATGATAGCTTGAAATCTACAGGAAACAGGAATAGAGGAACCTACAAGCGACGCTGATAGTGTTAGAGAAGTCCACGTCAGCCACCCAATCAGCAGTACACATAGATAAAAAAGCCTCTCAAAGTCAGCATACACAGGCCATGACACCTCCCTTCTAGAAGGAAAATTTGTTAGAAAGAATATTTGCTCAAACTAATCAAAATTGTACACGTGTAttcaatttattctttattatttcAAACAAACGGCTATTTAAAGCCACTGTAATGATATCATTCAATATAgagaatatataaaaatatcagAGGTAAAATCTTCGTCTCTTCGACTTACCTATTTTCTCTTGCCTTTCTGTTTTTTAACTTGGTATCAGAACCTATTAATGGCCAACGCCCTTCCCAATGTTTCGTCTTCCTCATCCACCACCGTTTTCAACAAGTCACCATTGAATCAATTGTTGAACCAAATAACTACAATAAAACTCGACCGAAGCAATTACCTACTATGGAAAACCCTTGCATTACCCATCCTGAGAAGCTACAAACTAGAAGGTCATCTCACAGTTGAAAAACCCTGTCCTCCGAAATTCATCTCAGCAACAAATGAAGAATCCAATCTCCTTCAAGGTGAGGACATTTTCGAAAGCACTGATGAGGTCTCGTTGAGCTCAGCTCGCTCCAGAACAGTCAATGCTCTATTTGAACAATGGGTCACGACAGATTTTCTGCTCCTCAGATGGCTGTATAATTCGATAACCCCTGAAGTAGCCTTGCTAGGCTTCAACAATGCTAAGAATCTATGGAAAGCTACCCAAGGCCTCTTCGGTGTGCAATCGAGAGCAGATGAGGATTTCCTTTGCCACATCTTCCAGACTACTAAGAAAGATAACTTTGAAATGGAAGATTATTTACGCATCATGAAAACTAATGCCGACAACTTAAGACAGGTTGAGAGTTCTATACTTAGACGATCCTTAATTTCTCAAGTCCTTCCTCATCTGGACGAAGTTTACAACCCGGTAATCGCTGTCATACAAGACAAACCAGACATGTCTTGGCTGGATATGCAGCCCAAGCTCCTCATTTATGAGAAATGACCGAAACACCAAAATGCTCAAAGAAATCTCGGCAACATTGTGCTCACTGTGAATGTAGCTCAAAGTTGGAACTCTAGTGATGCTAGGCAGATGAACAACTACCACCAGACAAACTCTCAACCTCCATTTAATCAGCAACGAGGAGAAGGTAATGGAAACTCCAAAACTGGTCCAGGACGAGGTCGTGGACGCAACAACAAACCTACTTGTCAAGTTTGTGGTAAATATGGCCCTTCAGCCCTTGTATACTTTAATCGATTTAACAAAGAGTTTGTTGGAAACTTTAGGCAGAACAGAGGAGGACAGAGCTCAAATCCTGGAAACAATACCCTTCCCAATCCCACTGCATTCGTAGCAGTCCAAAACTCCAACCACTTTGCTGGACTAGAGACTGTTATGGATCCTAATTGGTATGTGGATAGTAGAGCCACAAACCATGTCACTGTTGACAATTCAAATCTGAACAATCCAGGTGAATATTCAGGTAATGAGAATGTCATTGTAGGAAATGGAAATAAACTGCAAATCTCTTATGTTGGGAATACCTCGTTGTCTGATGGAAACAACACTATCATACTTGAGAATGTGTTGTGTGTGCCTGAAATTACAAAGAACTTGGTTAGTGTATCTAATTAGCTCAAGATAATAACATCTATTTTGAGTTTCATGATGTTCATTGCTTTGTTAAGGACAAGGGTACGGGTCGAACTCTTTTGAAAGGAAATCTTAAGGATGGGTTGTATCATCTAGATCAAGTGGCTGTGAAAAGAAATGAGGAGTTGACAAATCAGAACACTGAATACAGAAGACTTTTGGACATAAATAAGAACACCTCTGCATTAATTTTGTCTGGAAAAACAACAAGTATTAatgtaattatatctaaaaCCATCTGGCATAGACGTTTAGGACATCCTTCACTAAAAGTTTTGAATTATGTTATTAGTGCTTGTAATTTGAAAGTCAAAAGTAATGAAGAGGCTTTGTTTTGTGAATCCTGTCCTTTGGGTAAAGCTCATAATCTGCCATTTTCTAAGTCTGAAAGTCACGCAACAAAACCATTTGAACTGATTCACTCCGACTTGTAGGGACCTGCCCCTGTTGTTTCATTAGATGGCTATAGATATTACATTTTGTTTGTCGATGATCACAATAGATACACCTGAATCTATCCCTTGAGACAAAAAAGTGGTGCATTTGAAGCCTTTCAACACTTTCTTGTATATGTTCAGAAccaatttaacaaaataatcGAAGTGCTTCAGTCTAATAACGGAGGGGAGTATGCTAAAATCCATCAGCTATGCAACTCAAAAAGAATCATAACTAGTCTATCGTGCCCTTACACCTCTGCTCAAAATGGTCGAGCAGAAAGAAAACACAGACATGTAGTAGAAACCGGCCTTACACTGCTAGCTCAGGCCAGCCTACCTTTGAGTTTTTGGTGGGATGCCTTTTTCACAGCCACAATGCTCATAAATGGGCCACCAACAGAGGAACTGTAAGGTAAATCCCCTGTCTCTGTTCTCTTTAacaagaatttgaattttgcaGAGCTCAAGGTCTTTGGTTGCGCCTGCTTTCCATATCTTCGGCCTTTTCAACACAACAAGTTCAACTCACTCAGAAAAATGTGTGTATCTAGGCCCCCAGTCAACAACACAAAGGCTTCAAATGTCTAACCAAAACTGGTCGGATCATCATCTCTCGAAATTGTCACCTTCAATGAAGATGAGTTTCCTTTCACCCAATTATCCCAGGCTAATCCCAAAAACTAGCATAATTCCTACACCAGACATGAATATTGTGGGGCACAAATGGGTTTTCAGAATCAAGTGCAACTCCGACGGTTCAGTTCAACGCTACGAAGCacgacttgtagcaaagggatTTCACTAGAACCCGGACATCGATTTCTTTGAGACATTCAGTCTAGTTGTCAAGCCTTCAACAATTCGAGTCATTCTTAGTATTGTTGCCTTTCACGAATGGAGTCTACGACAACTAGACTTTAATAATGCCTTTCTGAACGGAACTCTAGAAGAAAAAGTGTATATGACACAACCTTCTGGGCATGTACATTCATCCTACCCACATCATGTCTGCAAGCTAGATAAAGCTCTTTACGGACTAAAACAGGCCCCAAATGGCCTGGAATGCCGCTCTCATAAAGGAGCTTCTTCGATGGGGATTCACAAACTCAAGATCAGATTCCTCTCTGTTCATCTAATACAAGCAGTCCTCTGTTATTTTTCTTctaatatatgttgatgatgttaTCGTCACTGGCAATGACCCCTCAACAATCAATCAACTCATTTG from Benincasa hispida cultivar B227 chromosome 10, ASM972705v1, whole genome shotgun sequence carries:
- the LOC120088430 gene encoding uncharacterized protein LOC120088430, which gives rise to MQRLKASGTSIVGSISAARLKRKAVNSWTAVQDTFYSTKDVFERHRVVFTVGTSVASVATAWIGYTLRHYHDIQVDRRLESIEEAMRKKHQLEDSELKKVVNPGNISVPACFATAGTSLIIGYCLGWRGGKRYANKQFRREQMKLLGEIKPKWPLLTRLKPKEMNFPFRRSLGKAGMQESGSQIRNKTPKDAAAQEQREKVTSPDQ